The Equus przewalskii isolate Varuska chromosome 5, EquPr2, whole genome shotgun sequence genome window below encodes:
- the LOC103546812 gene encoding LOW QUALITY PROTEIN: olfactory receptor 8S1-like (The sequence of the model RefSeq protein was modified relative to this genomic sequence to represent the inferred CDS: inserted 1 base in 1 codon; substituted 1 base at 1 genomic stop codon), producing the protein MALGNHSTITQFLLLGLSADPHIQTVLFVLFLDIYLLTIMGNLTMMLVIRADSHLHTPMYFFLSHLSFLDFCFSSVTVPKMLKDLLSEIKTISARGCLIQGFFVLITAGTEVGLLSVMAYDRYAAICHPLLYGQMMRKQLCVQLVWGSWGLGFLNAFINILLAANLDFCENHTISHYSCEVPSLFPLSCSDVSNNLTVLLCSSLLLGLGTLLPIISSYACIVSTILSISSTSGRSKAFSTCSSHLIAVAFFYGSGFVRYLMPTSGSSLELIFSVQYGVVTPMLNPLIYSLKNKEVKAAVRRILGSXLPFSXWKNKAKG; encoded by the exons ATGGCCTTGGGGAACCACAGCACCATCACTCAATTCCTCCTCCTCGGGCTGTCTGCCGACCCCCACATCCAGACTGTGCTCTTTGTGTTGTTCCTGGATATTTACCTCCTGACCATAATGGGGAACCTGACGATGATGCTGGTGATCAGGGCTGATTCCcacctccacacacccatgtacttcttcctgagtcacctctctttcctggatttttgtttttcttcagtcaCTGTACCCAAGATGCTGAAGGACCTCCTATCTGAGATAAAAACCATCTCAGCAAGGGGCTGCCTGATACAAGGCTTCTTTGTGCTTATCACTGCAGGGACTGAAGTCGGCCTACTCTcagtgatggcctatgaccgttATGCTGCCATTTGCCACCCTCTGCTCTATGGACAGATGATGAGGAAACAGCTATGTGTACAGCTTGTGTGGGGGTCATGGGGCTTGGGTTTTTTGAATGCTTTTATCAATATCCTCCTAGCTGCCAACCTGGACTTCTGTGAGAACCATACTATCAGCCACTACAGCTGTGAGgtgccctctctcttccctctctcctgctctgatgTCTCCAACAATCTCACAGTCCTGTTGTGCTCCAGCCTGCTGCTTGGGCTTGGGACCCTCCTCCCAATCATCTCATCCTACGCCTGCATTGTCTCCACCATCCTGAGCATCAGCTCAACCTCAGGTAGAAgcaaggccttctccacctgctcctcccacctcatTGCAGTGGCTTTCTTCTATGGCTCAGGGTTTGTCCGCTATCTCATGCCGACCTCAGGATCCTCCCTGGAATTGATCTTCTCTGTGCAGTATGGTGTGGTCACTCCCATGCTGAATCCTCTCATCTACAGCCTGAAGAACAAGGAAGTGAAGGCAGCTGTGAGAAGAATACTGGGAA GTTTGCCATTTTCCTAGTGGAAGAATAAAGCTAAAGGATAA